From a single Sinomonas atrocyanea genomic region:
- the tal gene encoding transaldolase has protein sequence MTTPTQALSDAGVSIWLDDLSRQRLEDGSLAALISEKNVVGVTTNPTIFQAAITKGHGYDGQLRELVAEGADAEKTVFEITTADVADACQLFAPVAEATRGVDGRVSIEVDPRLAWDTAGTIAEAKRLHAKVAQPNVHIKIPATLEGLEAISATLAEGISVNVTLIFSLTRYRAVINAFMTGLEKAKAAGHDLSKIHSVASFFVSRVDTEIDKRLEKIGTEQAAALKGKAGLANARLAYQIYEEEFTTERWKLLADAGALPQRPLWASTGVKDPSLPDTLYVTGLVAPGVVNTMPEKTLEATFDHAEVTGDTVTGTYAEANAHLDALAELGIDYNDVVAVLESEGLDKFVASWKDLLADVERTLSETAHGARA, from the coding sequence ATGACTACCCCCACCCAGGCCCTCTCCGACGCGGGCGTGTCCATCTGGCTCGACGACCTCTCCCGCCAGCGCCTCGAGGACGGCTCCCTGGCCGCGCTCATCTCCGAGAAGAACGTCGTCGGCGTGACCACCAACCCGACCATCTTCCAGGCCGCGATCACCAAGGGCCACGGCTATGACGGCCAGCTGCGCGAGCTCGTCGCCGAGGGCGCCGACGCCGAGAAGACCGTCTTCGAGATCACCACCGCGGACGTCGCCGACGCCTGCCAGCTCTTCGCCCCCGTCGCCGAGGCGACCCGCGGCGTGGACGGCCGGGTCTCCATCGAGGTCGACCCCCGCCTCGCCTGGGACACCGCCGGCACGATCGCGGAGGCCAAGCGCCTGCACGCCAAGGTCGCGCAGCCGAACGTGCACATCAAGATCCCCGCGACGCTCGAGGGACTCGAGGCGATCTCCGCGACCCTCGCCGAGGGCATCAGCGTCAACGTGACCCTGATCTTCTCCCTCACCCGCTACCGCGCGGTGATCAACGCGTTCATGACCGGCCTCGAGAAGGCCAAGGCCGCGGGCCACGACCTGTCGAAGATCCACTCCGTCGCCTCGTTCTTCGTCTCCCGCGTGGACACCGAGATCGACAAGCGCCTCGAGAAGATCGGCACCGAGCAGGCTGCGGCCCTCAAGGGCAAGGCCGGCCTGGCCAACGCCCGCCTCGCCTACCAGATCTACGAGGAGGAGTTCACCACCGAGCGGTGGAAGCTCCTCGCCGACGCCGGGGCCCTGCCCCAGCGCCCGCTGTGGGCCTCGACCGGGGTCAAGGACCCCTCGCTCCCCGACACCCTCTACGTCACGGGCCTCGTCGCCCCCGGCGTGGTGAACACGATGCCGGAGAAGACCCTCGAGGCAACCTTCGACCACGCCGAGGTCACCGGCGACACGGTGACCGGCACCTACGCCGAGGCCAACGCCCACCTCGATGCCCTGGCCGAGCTCGGCATCGACTACAACGACGTCGTCGCCGTCCTCGAATCCGAGGGCCTGGACAAGTTCGTCGCCTCCTGGAAGGACCTCCTCGCCGACGTCGAGCGCACCCTCTCCGAGACCGCGCACGGGGCCCGCGCATGA
- the tkt gene encoding transketolase, giving the protein MDVQELTWTDLDRKAVDTIRVLAADAVQKVGNGHPGTAMSLAPAAYLLFQKLMRHDPADPTWIGRDRFILSPGHSSLTLYIQLFLSGYGLELEDLESLRTWGSLTPGHPEYGHTKGVEITTGPLGQGLASSVGFAYSGRRERGLYDPQAATGESPFDHTVWVIASDGDLQEGVTAEASSLAGHQELGNLVVIYDENHISIEDDTDVAFTEDVLKRYEAYGWHTQRVDWTATGEYKEDVPALYDALLAAKAETGRPSIISLRTVIGWPAPTKQNTGKIHGSALGAEEVAALKEILGFDPAKSFDIDPEVLEHTRKAVERGEEAKAAWQESFDAWKAANPDAAKLHERIEARRLPEGWAESLPEFPAGKDVSTRAASGKVLNAIGPVLPELWGGSADLAESNNTTIEGSPSFIPASRSTHAWEGNPYGRVLHFGIREHAAAAIVNGITLGGKTRAFSGTFLIFSDYQRPAIRLSALMGIPSTYVWTHDSIGLGEDGPTHQPVEQLASLRAIPGLHVVRPADANETAQAWKAILENTSHPAGIVLTRQNLPTWERGEGGFASASNVSKGGYVLAEAQRDGADVAPDVILIATGSEVQLAVAAREALAGEGVAARVVSMPCVEWFDAQDEEYRESVLPAAVRARVSVEAGLALTWHLFVGDAGRSVSLEHYGASADYKTLFTEFGITAEAVAAAAKDSIAAAAA; this is encoded by the coding sequence GTGGATGTGCAAGAACTGACCTGGACCGACCTGGATCGCAAGGCCGTCGACACGATCCGCGTGCTCGCGGCGGACGCGGTGCAGAAGGTGGGCAACGGACACCCGGGCACCGCGATGAGCCTGGCCCCGGCCGCGTACCTGCTGTTCCAGAAGCTCATGCGCCACGACCCGGCGGACCCGACGTGGATCGGCCGTGACCGGTTCATCCTCTCCCCCGGCCACTCGTCCCTGACCCTGTACATCCAGCTGTTCCTGTCCGGCTACGGGCTCGAGCTGGAGGACCTCGAGTCCCTGCGCACCTGGGGGTCCCTGACCCCGGGCCACCCGGAGTACGGGCACACCAAGGGCGTGGAGATCACTACCGGCCCGCTCGGGCAGGGCCTGGCCTCCTCGGTCGGGTTCGCCTACTCCGGCCGCCGCGAGCGGGGCCTCTACGACCCCCAGGCCGCCACCGGCGAGTCCCCGTTCGACCACACGGTGTGGGTCATCGCCTCCGACGGCGACCTGCAGGAGGGCGTGACCGCCGAGGCCTCCTCCCTCGCCGGCCACCAGGAGCTGGGCAACCTCGTGGTGATCTACGACGAGAACCACATCTCGATCGAGGACGACACCGACGTCGCCTTCACCGAGGACGTCCTGAAGCGCTACGAGGCCTACGGCTGGCACACCCAGCGCGTCGACTGGACCGCCACGGGCGAATACAAGGAGGACGTCCCCGCCCTCTACGACGCCCTCCTGGCCGCCAAGGCCGAGACCGGCCGGCCCTCGATCATCTCCCTGCGCACGGTCATCGGCTGGCCCGCCCCGACCAAGCAGAACACCGGCAAGATCCACGGCTCGGCCCTGGGCGCCGAGGAGGTCGCGGCCCTGAAGGAGATCCTGGGCTTCGACCCCGCCAAGTCCTTCGACATCGACCCCGAGGTCCTCGAGCACACGCGCAAGGCCGTCGAGCGCGGCGAGGAGGCCAAGGCCGCCTGGCAGGAGTCCTTCGACGCGTGGAAGGCCGCCAACCCCGACGCGGCGAAGCTGCACGAGCGCATCGAGGCCCGCCGCCTCCCCGAGGGCTGGGCCGAGTCCTTGCCCGAGTTCCCCGCCGGGAAGGACGTCTCCACCCGCGCCGCCTCGGGCAAGGTCCTCAACGCGATCGGCCCGGTCCTGCCCGAGCTCTGGGGCGGGTCCGCGGACCTCGCGGAGTCGAACAACACCACGATCGAGGGCTCGCCCTCGTTCATCCCGGCCTCGCGCTCGACCCACGCGTGGGAGGGCAACCCCTACGGCCGCGTGCTCCACTTCGGCATCCGCGAGCACGCCGCCGCCGCGATCGTCAACGGCATCACCCTCGGCGGGAAGACCCGCGCGTTCTCCGGAACGTTCCTGATCTTCTCCGACTACCAGCGCCCGGCCATCCGCCTCTCCGCGCTCATGGGCATCCCGTCCACGTACGTGTGGACGCACGACTCGATCGGCCTGGGCGAGGACGGCCCCACCCATCAGCCCGTCGAGCAGCTCGCCTCCCTGCGCGCGATCCCCGGCCTGCACGTGGTCCGCCCCGCCGACGCCAACGAGACCGCCCAGGCGTGGAAGGCCATCCTGGAGAACACCTCCCACCCGGCAGGGATCGTCCTGACCCGGCAGAACCTCCCCACCTGGGAGCGCGGCGAGGGCGGCTTCGCCTCCGCCTCCAACGTCTCCAAGGGCGGCTACGTCCTGGCCGAGGCGCAGCGGGACGGCGCCGACGTCGCCCCGGACGTCATCCTCATCGCCACCGGCTCCGAGGTCCAGCTCGCGGTCGCCGCCCGCGAGGCGCTGGCCGGCGAGGGCGTCGCGGCCCGCGTGGTCTCCATGCCGTGCGTCGAGTGGTTCGACGCCCAGGACGAGGAGTACCGCGAGTCGGTCCTGCCCGCGGCCGTCAGGGCCCGCGTCTCGGTCGAGGCCGGCCTGGCGCTGACCTGGCACCTTTTCGTCGGCGACGCCGGCCGCTCGGTCAGCCTCGAGCACTACGGCGCCTCCGCCGACTACAAGACCCTCTTCACCGAGTTCGGCATCACCGCCGAGGCGGTCGCCGCCGCCGCCAAGGACTCCATCGCCGCCGCCGCGGCCTGA
- a CDS encoding heme o synthase, whose translation MSTADAPATAPSRPAKLGLRRKIKAYVALTKPRVIELLLVSTLPTMIYAERGFPSIGLILATLVGGAFAAGSAGAFNCYIDRDIDRLMRRTENRPLVTGEVTPREALVFSWVLGIASLAILWFGANPLSAVLGAGAIFFYVVVYTLVLKRRTAQNIVWGGAAGCFPVLIAWSAVTNTIEWPAVILFLVIFLWTPPHYWPLSMRYGEDYRNAQVPMLGAVAGAKIVAVQVVLYAWAMVMASLLLVPLGHAGWVYTLTALASGAWFLYESHALYARAQREEIQDKKAMKVFHGSISYLTLLFLALAVDPFVGGPLLG comes from the coding sequence GTGAGCACAGCAGACGCCCCCGCCACAGCACCGTCCAGGCCAGCGAAGCTCGGCCTGCGACGCAAGATCAAGGCGTACGTCGCCCTCACCAAGCCCCGGGTCATCGAGCTGCTGCTCGTGAGCACGCTGCCGACCATGATCTACGCCGAGCGCGGCTTCCCGTCGATCGGGCTCATCCTCGCCACCCTCGTGGGCGGGGCGTTCGCGGCGGGCAGCGCCGGAGCCTTCAACTGCTACATCGACCGGGACATCGACCGGCTCATGCGGCGCACTGAGAACCGCCCGCTCGTGACGGGAGAGGTGACGCCGCGGGAGGCGCTCGTCTTCTCCTGGGTCCTGGGCATCGCATCGCTCGCCATCCTGTGGTTCGGCGCCAACCCGCTCTCGGCGGTGCTCGGCGCCGGTGCCATCTTCTTCTACGTGGTGGTCTACACCCTCGTCCTCAAGCGCAGGACCGCCCAGAACATCGTCTGGGGCGGTGCCGCCGGCTGCTTCCCCGTGCTCATCGCCTGGTCGGCGGTGACCAACACCATCGAGTGGCCCGCCGTCATCCTCTTCCTCGTGATCTTCCTGTGGACCCCGCCGCACTACTGGCCGCTGTCCATGCGGTACGGCGAGGACTACCGCAATGCGCAGGTGCCGATGCTCGGCGCGGTCGCCGGGGCGAAGATCGTGGCCGTGCAGGTGGTCCTGTACGCCTGGGCCATGGTGATGGCCTCGCTCCTGCTCGTCCCGCTCGGCCACGCCGGCTGGGTGTACACGCTCACCGCGCTCGCCTCGGGGGCATGGTTCCTGTACGAGTCGCACGCGCTCTACGCCCGCGCCCAGCGCGAGGAGATCCAGGACAAGAAGGCCATGAAGGTCTTCCACGGGTCCATCAGCTACCTGACGCTGCTCTTCCTCGCGCTCGCCGTCGACCCCTTCGTGGGAGGCCCGCTCCTGGGCTGA
- a CDS encoding COX15/CtaA family protein: MTDTTLTRLTSWLPRKVDGRIRAMAIASLVGQIVLILTGGAVRLTSSGLGCPTWPRCTAQSITTTPEMGVHGIIEFGNRLLTFALTAVAVVMLVMLWNLRKERKDLFWLAVGLLASVPAQAVIGGITVLTHLNPWIVGLHFLVSMALVVLSMLLVNRAYGRAGRFMDRVHPALPGSMAPATLATALATAAAVVLGVTVTGAGPHAGDANAPRNGLDWDLFSHIHAVPAYLVLFGALFAVVATLSRRIRGSFRNGVLTLLGLTVLQAALGITQYYTGIPALLVAAHMLVSALLMAAAVNAADIARYSPKA; the protein is encoded by the coding sequence ATGACAGACACCACCCTGACCCGCCTCACCTCCTGGCTCCCCCGGAAGGTGGACGGCCGCATCCGTGCCATGGCGATCGCCTCCCTGGTCGGGCAGATCGTGCTGATCCTCACCGGCGGCGCGGTGCGCCTGACCTCGTCCGGGCTCGGCTGCCCCACGTGGCCCCGCTGCACCGCGCAGTCGATCACCACCACACCGGAGATGGGGGTGCACGGGATCATCGAGTTCGGCAACCGGCTCCTGACCTTCGCGCTCACCGCCGTCGCGGTGGTGATGCTGGTGATGCTCTGGAACCTGCGCAAGGAGCGCAAGGACCTGTTCTGGCTTGCCGTCGGGCTGCTCGCGAGCGTTCCCGCGCAGGCGGTCATCGGCGGGATCACGGTGCTGACGCACCTGAACCCCTGGATCGTCGGCCTCCACTTCCTCGTCTCGATGGCCCTCGTCGTGCTGTCGATGCTCCTCGTCAACCGGGCCTACGGGCGCGCGGGGCGCTTCATGGACCGGGTGCACCCGGCCCTGCCGGGCTCCATGGCGCCCGCCACGCTCGCCACGGCGCTGGCCACAGCCGCGGCGGTGGTCCTGGGGGTCACCGTGACGGGCGCGGGTCCGCACGCCGGGGACGCCAACGCGCCGCGCAACGGGCTGGACTGGGACCTGTTCTCGCACATCCACGCGGTTCCGGCGTACCTGGTCCTCTTCGGCGCCCTCTTCGCCGTCGTCGCGACCCTGTCCCGCCGGATCCGCGGGTCCTTCCGCAACGGAGTGCTCACCCTCCTCGGCCTGACGGTCCTGCAGGCGGCCCTCGGGATCACCCAGTACTACACCGGCATCCCCGCCCTCCTCGTTGCGGCGCACATGCTCGTCTCGGCGCTCCTCATGGCGGCGGCGGTCAACGCGGCCGACATCGCCCGGTACAGCCCCAAGGCGTAG
- a CDS encoding ABC transporter permease, producing the protein MSGAAGLTRRVWQQGRYETAAMLRNGEQLTLMIVLPLLALIGLTVTPVLDGLGPSRIAVAAPGVLALCTMSVGFTGQGIATGFDRRYGVLRFLSTTPLGRGGLIAGKVLAVLVVLAVQVVVIGGAALALGWRPGAVGILLGLPLLALGAAAFTALGLLIAGTARPEATLAVTNLVWILLGVLGGIVMPVQRVPAALAPVVGFLPSGALGDAVRSAFLEGSLNVPAAAVLLTWTVLAGAAATRWFRWS; encoded by the coding sequence ATGAGCGGCGCCGCAGGGCTCACGCGCCGCGTCTGGCAGCAGGGACGGTACGAGACGGCCGCGATGCTGCGCAACGGCGAGCAGCTCACGCTCATGATCGTGCTCCCGCTCCTCGCGCTCATCGGGCTCACCGTCACTCCCGTCCTCGACGGGCTGGGGCCGAGCAGGATCGCGGTCGCCGCCCCCGGCGTGCTCGCCCTGTGCACCATGAGCGTCGGGTTCACCGGCCAGGGCATCGCCACCGGCTTCGACCGCCGCTACGGCGTGCTCCGCTTCCTCTCGACCACCCCACTCGGCCGCGGCGGACTCATCGCGGGCAAGGTCCTCGCGGTCCTGGTGGTCCTGGCCGTCCAGGTCGTCGTCATCGGCGGCGCCGCGCTCGCCCTCGGGTGGCGGCCGGGAGCCGTCGGGATCCTCCTCGGGCTGCCGCTGCTGGCGCTGGGTGCCGCGGCGTTCACCGCCCTGGGCCTGCTCATCGCGGGCACGGCCCGCCCCGAGGCCACCCTCGCCGTCACGAACCTCGTCTGGATCCTCCTCGGCGTCCTCGGCGGAATCGTCATGCCCGTGCAGCGGGTGCCCGCCGCCCTGGCCCCCGTGGTGGGGTTCCTGCCCTCCGGAGCGCTCGGCGATGCCGTTCGCTCGGCCTTCCTCGAAGGCTCCCTGAATGTCCCTGCCGCCGCCGTGCTCCTGACGTGGACCGTGCTCGCCGGCGCCGCCGCCACCCGCTGGTTCCGATGGAGCTGA
- a CDS encoding ABC transporter ATP-binding protein — MLQTGTPCLEIEGLVKDVGPLPSLEGRMKRVLAGVDLTANAGEITVILGVNGAGKTTTLECAQGLQRRTAGVVRLLGEDPEKADAALRARVGIMLQEGGLPPAARPLALLAHVAGMYADPRPVGELAERLGIHEFASTTIRRLSGGQKQRVALAAALIGRPEVVFLDEPSAGLDPQSRQLVVDLIDELRRDGLGVILTTHLLDDAERLADVVHILDRGRVVTSGTVGEILARREGTRSRLTLRSRPGLDLAAAFADRAAEGVTVTEASAGHYTVDGELTPADLLAVAQWLHARDIMPHSLELGTANLQDVFLSIAAESAAEDEAARRDGRAA; from the coding sequence GTGCTACAGACCGGTACCCCCTGCCTCGAGATAGAAGGCCTGGTGAAGGACGTCGGCCCCCTCCCCTCTCTCGAGGGCCGCATGAAGAGGGTGCTGGCAGGAGTCGACCTCACGGCGAACGCCGGCGAGATCACCGTGATCCTCGGCGTCAACGGCGCCGGGAAGACGACCACGCTCGAGTGCGCGCAGGGCCTGCAGAGGCGCACCGCCGGCGTCGTCCGTCTCCTCGGCGAGGACCCTGAGAAGGCCGACGCCGCGCTGCGCGCCCGCGTCGGCATCATGCTCCAGGAGGGCGGCCTTCCCCCCGCCGCGCGGCCGCTGGCCCTGCTCGCGCACGTCGCCGGCATGTACGCGGACCCGCGCCCCGTCGGCGAGCTGGCCGAGCGGCTCGGGATCCACGAGTTCGCGTCCACCACGATCCGGCGGCTCTCCGGCGGCCAGAAGCAGCGGGTCGCCCTCGCCGCCGCGCTCATCGGGCGGCCCGAGGTCGTCTTCCTCGACGAGCCCAGCGCCGGCCTCGACCCCCAGTCGCGCCAGCTCGTCGTGGACCTGATCGACGAACTGCGCCGCGACGGCCTCGGCGTCATTCTCACCACCCACCTCCTGGACGACGCCGAGCGGCTCGCCGACGTGGTCCACATCCTCGACCGGGGCCGTGTGGTCACGAGCGGCACCGTCGGCGAGATCCTGGCCCGCCGCGAGGGCACCCGGTCGCGGCTCACGCTGAGGTCGCGGCCCGGCCTCGACCTCGCGGCGGCGTTCGCCGACCGCGCCGCGGAGGGCGTCACGGTCACCGAGGCCTCTGCCGGCCACTACACGGTCGACGGCGAGCTCACCCCCGCGGACCTCCTCGCCGTGGCCCAGTGGCTGCACGCGCGCGACATCATGCCGCACTCGCTCGAGCTGGGCACCGCCAACCTCCAGGACGTCTTCCTCTCGATCGCCGCCGAGTCGGCGGCCGAGGACGAGGCCGCGCGTCGCGACGGGAGGGCCGCATGA
- a CDS encoding helix-turn-helix transcriptional regulator, with protein sequence MYSVTSPKPDARADAEDRTRDRVLSAVLEHGPVSAAELGEMLNVTPAAVRRHLDALTAAGVVEVKRVATSGAGAGRPARRYVLTSRGQSTIGDDYLAIARKALERLGELGGPGAVEDFAHERFAAMERRYQPLVDAAGEDIAARARALAEALTADGFVASAASVQAKAPLPVHLGSIQLCQGHCPVQQLAAEFPVFCDSETAAFSRLLGVDVRRLSTLAQGGHVCTTHIPTGRGQLRLPGAETATNQQERP encoded by the coding sequence GTGTATTCCGTGACCTCTCCGAAGCCCGATGCCCGGGCCGATGCTGAGGACCGCACCCGGGACCGCGTCCTCAGCGCGGTCCTCGAGCACGGGCCGGTCAGCGCGGCCGAGCTGGGCGAGATGCTCAACGTCACGCCCGCCGCGGTCCGACGCCATCTCGACGCCCTCACTGCGGCAGGCGTCGTGGAGGTCAAGCGGGTCGCGACGTCCGGCGCCGGTGCGGGACGTCCCGCCCGGAGGTACGTGCTGACCTCGAGGGGCCAGTCCACGATCGGCGACGACTACCTCGCGATCGCCCGCAAGGCGCTCGAGCGGCTCGGTGAGCTCGGTGGCCCCGGCGCCGTGGAGGACTTCGCCCATGAGCGGTTCGCGGCCATGGAGAGGCGCTACCAGCCCCTCGTGGACGCGGCCGGCGAGGACATCGCCGCGCGGGCGCGGGCCCTCGCCGAGGCGCTCACGGCCGACGGCTTCGTCGCGTCCGCCGCCTCCGTCCAGGCCAAGGCCCCGCTGCCTGTCCACCTGGGCAGCATCCAGCTCTGCCAGGGGCACTGCCCCGTGCAGCAGCTCGCCGCGGAATTCCCCGTCTTCTGCGACAGCGAGACGGCAGCGTTCTCACGCCTGCTCGGCGTGGACGTCCGCCGGCTCTCGACCCTCGCGCAGGGCGGGCACGTGTGCACGACCCACATTCCTACCGGGCGGGGCCAGCTGAGGCTGCCCGGCGCGGAGACCGCAACCAACCAGCAAGAGAGGCCGTGA
- the sufB gene encoding Fe-S cluster assembly protein SufB: MTDQLAENRAATAGGQAGAGSTVIAEILEKNPELHGIGTYEYGWADKDDAGANARRGLGEDVVRDISAKKGEPEWMLETRLKGLKYFDRKPMPLWGADLSGIDFDNIKYFVRSTEKQAASWEDLPEDIRNTYEKLGIPEAERSRLVAGVAAQYESEVVYHQIREDLEAQGVIFLDTDTALKEHPEFFQEYFGTVIPVGDNKFASLNTAVWSGGSFVYVPKGVHVEIPLQAYFRINTENMGQFERTLIIADEDSYVHYIEGCTAPIYTSDSLHSAVVEIVVKKGARVRYTTIQNWSNNVYNLVTKRAICHEGATMEWIDGNIGSKVTMKYPAVYLVGEHAKGETLSIAFAGEGQHQDTGSKMVHIAPNTKSSIVSKSVARGGGRAAYRGLVQVREGAKHSANTVRCDALLVDTISRSDTYPYIDIREDDVVLGHEATVSRVSEEQLFYLMSRGLPEDEAMAMIVRGFIEPIARELPMEYALELNRLIELQMEGSVG, from the coding sequence ATGACGGATCAATTAGCTGAGAACCGCGCCGCGACGGCCGGGGGCCAGGCCGGCGCCGGGTCCACGGTGATCGCGGAGATCCTGGAGAAGAACCCCGAGCTCCACGGGATCGGCACGTACGAGTACGGATGGGCCGACAAGGACGACGCCGGCGCGAACGCGCGCCGCGGCCTGGGCGAGGACGTGGTCCGGGACATCTCTGCCAAGAAGGGCGAGCCCGAGTGGATGCTCGAGACGCGCCTGAAGGGCCTGAAGTACTTCGACCGCAAGCCCATGCCGCTGTGGGGCGCGGACCTGTCGGGGATCGACTTCGACAACATCAAGTACTTCGTCCGCTCCACGGAGAAGCAGGCCGCCTCGTGGGAGGACCTGCCCGAGGACATCCGCAACACCTACGAGAAGCTCGGCATCCCGGAGGCCGAGCGCTCCCGCCTGGTCGCGGGCGTCGCGGCCCAGTACGAGTCCGAGGTGGTCTACCACCAGATCCGCGAGGACCTCGAGGCCCAGGGCGTGATCTTCCTCGACACGGACACCGCGCTCAAGGAGCACCCGGAGTTCTTCCAGGAGTACTTCGGCACCGTGATCCCGGTCGGCGACAACAAGTTCGCCTCCCTCAACACGGCCGTGTGGTCCGGCGGCTCGTTCGTGTACGTGCCCAAGGGCGTCCACGTCGAGATCCCGCTGCAGGCCTACTTCCGCATCAACACGGAGAACATGGGCCAGTTCGAGCGGACGCTCATCATCGCGGACGAGGACTCCTACGTCCACTACATCGAGGGCTGCACGGCCCCGATCTACACGTCCGACTCGCTGCACTCGGCCGTGGTGGAGATCGTCGTGAAGAAGGGCGCCCGCGTCCGCTACACGACCATCCAGAACTGGTCGAACAACGTCTACAACCTCGTCACCAAGCGCGCCATCTGCCATGAGGGCGCGACGATGGAGTGGATCGACGGCAACATCGGCTCCAAGGTCACGATGAAGTACCCGGCGGTCTACCTCGTGGGCGAGCACGCCAAGGGCGAGACCCTCTCGATCGCGTTCGCGGGCGAGGGCCAGCACCAGGACACCGGATCCAAGATGGTGCACATCGCGCCGAACACCAAGTCCTCGATCGTGTCGAAGTCCGTGGCCCGCGGCGGAGGCCGCGCGGCGTACCGCGGGCTCGTCCAGGTCCGCGAGGGCGCGAAGCACTCCGCCAACACGGTCCGCTGCGACGCGCTCCTCGTCGACACGATCTCGCGCTCCGACACCTACCCGTACATCGACATCCGCGAGGACGACGTCGTGCTCGGCCACGAGGCGACCGTATCGCGGGTGTCCGAGGAACAGCTCTTCTACCTCATGTCCCGCGGCCTGCCCGAGGACGAGGCCATGGCGATGATCGTGCGCGGCTTCATCGAGCCGATCGCCCGCGAGCTCCCCATGGAGTACGCCCTCGAGCTGAACCGCCTGATCGAACTGCAGATGGAAGGGTCCGTCGGCTGA
- the sufD gene encoding Fe-S cluster assembly protein SufD — translation MTEMTEEKTAEKARIGAPSIPGLTEEGESLSPLEPAGQTSPLGGAASKAHSHGGGYGIPDSSRAGRLTSYRLEDFPAIRGTEEEWRFTPVKRLGGLQTAALDGAAPAVAVEGPEQVRVETVGRDDARIGSAGIPEDRVSANAWAHFTEATVVTVPAGAELADRVLVTVTGAGSAPAAQHVVVVAEQGSRAVVVLNHVGEAVVAENVEIVLEDGADLTVVSLQEWSDTSVHASSQQVKVGRDAHLKHIVVSLGGSLVRVTPTARFAAPGGEVELYGLYFADAGQHLEHRTYVDHAQPNCVSNVLYKGALQGKDARTVWVGDVLIQKQAEGTDSYEKNQNLVLTDGCRADSVPNLEIETGLIEGAGHASATGRFDDEHLFYLMARGIPEDVARRLVVRGFLNEIIQKIGVQGIEDHLTEAVERELEAGEN, via the coding sequence ATGACTGAGATGACCGAAGAGAAGACCGCAGAGAAGGCCCGCATCGGCGCCCCGTCGATCCCCGGGCTCACGGAGGAGGGCGAGAGCCTCAGCCCGCTCGAGCCCGCCGGGCAGACCTCGCCGCTGGGCGGGGCCGCCTCGAAGGCGCACTCGCACGGCGGGGGCTACGGCATCCCGGACAGCTCGCGCGCCGGGCGCCTGACGTCCTACCGGCTCGAGGACTTCCCCGCGATCAGGGGCACCGAGGAGGAGTGGCGCTTCACGCCCGTCAAGCGCCTCGGCGGCCTGCAGACCGCGGCGCTCGACGGCGCCGCCCCGGCCGTCGCCGTCGAGGGGCCCGAGCAGGTCCGCGTCGAGACCGTGGGGCGCGACGACGCCCGCATCGGCTCGGCCGGCATCCCCGAGGACCGCGTCTCCGCCAACGCGTGGGCGCACTTCACCGAGGCCACGGTCGTCACGGTGCCCGCGGGCGCCGAGCTGGCGGACCGGGTCCTCGTGACCGTGACCGGAGCGGGCTCCGCGCCGGCCGCGCAGCACGTCGTGGTCGTCGCCGAGCAGGGCTCCCGGGCCGTCGTCGTGCTCAACCACGTCGGTGAGGCCGTCGTCGCCGAGAACGTCGAGATCGTGCTCGAGGACGGTGCGGACCTCACGGTCGTGAGCCTGCAGGAGTGGTCCGACACCTCGGTACACGCCTCGAGCCAGCAGGTCAAGGTGGGCCGCGACGCGCACCTGAAGCACATCGTCGTCAGCCTGGGCGGCTCGCTCGTCCGCGTGACCCCGACGGCCCGGTTCGCGGCCCCCGGCGGCGAGGTCGAGCTCTACGGCCTCTACTTCGCCGACGCCGGCCAGCACCTCGAGCACCGCACCTACGTGGACCACGCCCAGCCGAACTGCGTCTCCAACGTCCTGTACAAGGGCGCACTGCAGGGCAAGGACGCACGCACGGTGTGGGTCGGCGACGTGCTGATCCAGAAGCAGGCCGAGGGCACCGACAGCTACGAGAAGAACCAGAACCTGGTCCTCACCGACGGCTGCCGCGCCGACTCCGTGCCGAACCTCGAGATCGAGACCGGCCTCATCGAGGGCGCCGGCCACGCGAGCGCGACCGGCCGCTTCGACGACGAGCACCTGTTCTACCTCATGGCGCGCGGCATCCCCGAGGATGTGGCCCGCCGGCTCGTGGTGCGCGGCTTCCTGAACGAGATCATCCAGAAGATCGGCGTCCAGGGCATCGAGGACCACCTGACCGAAGCCGTCGAGCGCGAGCTCGAAGCCGGCGAGAACTGA